In Misgurnus anguillicaudatus chromosome 5, ASM2758022v2, whole genome shotgun sequence, a genomic segment contains:
- the LOC129414863 gene encoding ankyrin and armadillo repeat-containing protein, protein MESVCQSPVPLDAEICSETTANSLLQKYDSTDLQELLSMTTCSWLFGGGEHSLHLDKHPGIIRQMSVIPDPNITILAPIDSRIPLDYKVVHQIVRELTVVIYGFNQLPVISLEPNSDQSSTCQLPPAYYDTKVGQVLINIDYTMKTLWHGCYFPREKRVDFSDLWKNRMGVNADGLPQTKKDIHAEFLNAGRSWRLEC, encoded by the exons ATGGAGAGCGTGTGCCAGAGCCCTGTACCGTTAGATGCAGAGATATGCAGTGAGACGACTGCAAACTCTTTATTGCAGAAATACGACAGCACGGACCTGCAGGAGCTACTCAGTATGACCACCTGCAGTTGGCTGTTCGGTGGAGGAGAACACAGCCTGCATCTGGATAAACATCCGGGCATCATCAGGCAAATGAGCGTCATCCCAGACCCAAACATAACCATTCTTGCTCCCATTGACTCACGTATACCCCTAGACTACAAGGTTGTTCATCAGATTGTGAGAGAGCTGACTGTGGTAATATATGGGTTTAACCAGCTGCCAGTTATCAGTCTTGAACCCAACTCTGACCAGAGCTCCACCTGCCAGTTACCACCAGCATATTATGATACAAAAGTTGGCCAGGTTCTTATAAACATCGATTACACAATGAAGACTCTCTGGCATGGTTGTTATTTTCCAAGAGAAAAACGTGTCGACTTCTCAGACCTGTGGAAAAACAGAATGGGTGTGAATGCAGATGGTTTGCCACAGACCAAAAAAGATATCCATGCTGAGTTTCTCAATGCAG GAAGGTCCTGGAGACTCGAGTGTTGA